The following are from one region of the Mesorhizobium sp. B4-1-4 genome:
- a CDS encoding NAD(P)/FAD-dependent oxidoreductase, with protein sequence MASSTGFNSGLDIGKSYYVATANPAPDHAALVGDVDADLVVVGGGCTGLSAALHAAERGLKVMLLEGGKIGWGASGRNGGQMIPGLRKGAKGLVKLYGPERAKVLFDLAFEARGLVLDIIERNAIDCDLRLTGHLVGAVNGSDLRDLEEEASCLESVMKFRDVEILSAAEAQAKVDTPYHGAMYEPLGGHMHPLNYTLGLARAAVAAGVIIHENSVATRLEREPSIRVSTAKGSVRARHVVLAGDALLHGLEPRVNSRIMPVGNYIVATEPLEGKRNVIPANVAVSDTRFVVNYYRMSADGRLLFGGGERYTPSPPADIAGFVRPHMEGTFPQLKGCRIDHAWGGLVSVTTSRLPHVGHYGEVYFAHGYSGKGVILSTLSGKLLAEAITGDASRLDLFSTLTPMPFPGGTALRGPLYVLGMLWYAMRDRIKH encoded by the coding sequence ATGGCATCTTCGACGGGTTTCAATTCCGGTCTCGATATCGGCAAATCCTACTATGTCGCCACCGCCAATCCGGCGCCGGATCATGCAGCGCTCGTGGGCGATGTCGACGCCGACCTGGTCGTCGTCGGCGGCGGCTGCACCGGCCTGTCCGCCGCCCTTCACGCCGCCGAGCGCGGCCTGAAGGTGATGCTGCTCGAAGGCGGCAAGATTGGCTGGGGGGCGTCGGGGCGCAATGGCGGCCAGATGATCCCCGGCCTACGCAAGGGCGCCAAGGGCCTGGTCAAACTCTACGGGCCCGAGCGGGCGAAGGTGCTGTTCGACCTCGCTTTCGAGGCGCGTGGGCTGGTGCTCGACATTATCGAGCGCAACGCCATCGATTGCGATCTCAGGCTAACCGGTCATCTGGTCGGCGCGGTCAACGGCTCCGACCTCAGGGATCTGGAGGAGGAGGCCAGCTGCCTCGAAAGCGTGATGAAATTCCGCGACGTCGAGATATTGTCGGCGGCGGAAGCCCAGGCCAAGGTCGACACGCCCTATCACGGCGCGATGTACGAGCCGCTTGGCGGCCACATGCATCCCTTGAATTACACTTTGGGCCTCGCCCGCGCGGCAGTGGCCGCCGGTGTCATCATCCACGAGAATTCGGTGGCCACGCGGCTGGAGCGCGAGCCTTCCATACGGGTCTCGACAGCAAAGGGATCTGTGCGCGCAAGACATGTCGTGCTGGCGGGCGACGCGTTGCTCCACGGGCTGGAGCCGCGCGTCAACAGCCGCATCATGCCGGTCGGAAACTACATCGTCGCCACCGAGCCGCTGGAAGGCAAGCGCAACGTCATCCCGGCCAACGTCGCGGTGTCCGACACGCGCTTTGTCGTCAACTATTACCGCATGTCGGCGGACGGCCGCCTGCTGTTCGGCGGCGGCGAGCGTTATACGCCGTCACCGCCGGCCGACATTGCCGGCTTCGTGCGGCCGCATATGGAAGGCACCTTTCCGCAGCTCAAGGGCTGCCGCATCGATCATGCCTGGGGCGGACTGGTGTCGGTGACGACATCGCGCCTGCCGCATGTCGGGCACTATGGCGAGGTCTATTTCGCGCACGGCTATTCCGGCAAGGGCGTCATCCTATCGACGCTGTCGGGCAAGCTGCTCGCCGAAGCGATCACCGGCGACGCCTCGCGGCTCGACCTGTTTTCGACGCTCACGCCGATGCCGTTCCCGGGTGGAACGGCGCTGCGCGGCCCGCTCTATGTGCTGGGAATGCTGTGGTACGCGATGCGGGATAGGATCAAGCATTGA
- a CDS encoding glutamine synthetase family protein codes for MLDKNTNTSLSGGNDPKAWLAQHGINEVECLVPDMNGVLRGKALPTAKFLKTLEDRALYLPSSAFLVSIDGRYSGSIDEGFAYSDPDMRMVPDVSTLCLAPGAGPGKAYVFADAFHMDGRPWMASPRHVLRAVLDLYRQRGWRAVVAPELEFYLTAPNPDPDKPLTAPVGANGRAEGVQHPYDMAALEEFEPVIRRVYDYAAAAGLPLDTLIHESGTAQLEINLLHGDALPLADQVLLFKRLTRQAAQQCGMHATFMAKPIAAQAGSSMHLHMSIVDEVGNALFAGTDDADTEMFGHFIGGLQKYVPEIMPLFAPNVNSYRRIRPNHSAPANIEWSHDNRSCGLRVPAGCRAARRVENRLPGADCNPYLAIAGSLLAGYLGVEQKLARSAEASGNAYKIKSTLPKTMEEALDRFTACEPVRTLLGEDFFQTYLRVKSVELDLFQSVVTSWERDHLLLKV; via the coding sequence ATGCTTGACAAGAACACCAACACCTCGCTCTCCGGCGGCAACGATCCCAAGGCTTGGCTGGCGCAGCATGGCATCAATGAAGTCGAATGCCTGGTGCCCGACATGAACGGCGTGCTGCGCGGCAAGGCGCTGCCGACGGCGAAATTCCTGAAGACGCTGGAGGACCGCGCGCTCTATCTGCCGAGCAGCGCCTTCCTGGTCAGCATCGACGGCCGCTATTCCGGCTCGATCGACGAGGGTTTCGCCTATTCGGACCCGGACATGCGCATGGTGCCCGATGTCTCGACGCTGTGCCTGGCGCCCGGCGCCGGGCCTGGCAAGGCCTATGTCTTCGCCGACGCCTTCCACATGGATGGCAGGCCATGGATGGCCTCGCCGCGCCATGTGCTGCGGGCCGTGCTCGACCTCTACCGGCAGCGTGGCTGGCGGGCCGTCGTGGCGCCGGAGCTTGAATTCTACCTCACCGCGCCCAATCCCGATCCGGACAAACCGCTGACCGCCCCGGTCGGCGCCAATGGCCGCGCCGAGGGCGTGCAGCACCCCTATGACATGGCGGCACTCGAGGAGTTCGAGCCGGTGATCAGGCGCGTCTATGACTATGCCGCGGCCGCCGGGCTGCCGCTCGACACGCTGATCCACGAATCGGGCACGGCGCAGCTGGAGATCAACCTGCTGCATGGCGACGCGCTGCCGCTGGCCGACCAGGTGCTGCTGTTCAAGCGGCTGACGCGGCAGGCCGCGCAGCAATGCGGCATGCACGCCACCTTCATGGCCAAGCCGATCGCCGCGCAGGCAGGAAGCTCGATGCACCTGCACATGTCGATCGTCGACGAGGTTGGCAACGCGCTGTTTGCCGGCACCGATGACGCCGACACCGAGATGTTCGGACACTTCATCGGCGGGCTGCAGAAATATGTCCCCGAAATCATGCCGCTGTTCGCGCCGAACGTGAATTCGTATCGCCGCATCCGGCCGAACCACAGCGCGCCAGCCAACATCGAGTGGTCGCATGACAACCGCTCCTGCGGCTTGCGCGTGCCCGCCGGTTGCCGTGCCGCGCGGCGAGTCGAGAACCGCCTGCCGGGCGCGGATTGCAATCCCTATCTGGCGATCGCCGGTTCGCTGCTCGCCGGCTATCTCGGCGTCGAACAGAAACTGGCGCGCTCGGCCGAGGCGTCGGGCAATGCCTACAAGATCAAGAGCACGCTGCCGAAGACCATGGAGGAGGCGCTCGACCGCTTCACGGCTTGCGAGCCGGTGCGGACGCTGCTCGGCGAGGATTTCTTCCAGACCTATCTGCGCGTCAAGAGCGTCGAGCTCGACCTGTTCCAGAGCGTGGTGACGAGCTGGGAACGCGACCACCTGCTGTTGAAGGTGTGA